From Microbacterium sp. YJN-G, a single genomic window includes:
- a CDS encoding NRDE family protein encodes MCTVVIDVTDDGARLLAVRDEDPQRAWDDLGEWWPERYPGAIGVHDRRAGGAWLALNPEAGRLAVLLNRADVLDPAPEGLLSRGSLALESVEGRSPQPGRMPMHGFNLLEVTPQGSRVLSWDGDELRETPVPHGVHMIAHDDLDDPRTARIDAWLPQFAAARPEDDGWADRWVEVLAESTALSPEDDRAIIRDNNPHGYPTMSLLFCTAEVSAEGTSARSHVLSEPGRWA; translated from the coding sequence GTGTGCACCGTGGTGATCGACGTCACAGACGACGGGGCGCGGCTGCTGGCCGTGCGCGATGAGGATCCGCAGCGCGCCTGGGATGACCTGGGCGAATGGTGGCCCGAGCGCTACCCCGGCGCGATCGGCGTGCACGACCGCCGTGCGGGCGGCGCCTGGCTGGCACTGAATCCTGAGGCCGGCCGCCTGGCCGTGCTGCTGAACCGCGCGGACGTGCTCGACCCGGCGCCCGAGGGGCTGCTCTCGCGCGGCTCCCTCGCACTCGAATCGGTCGAGGGGCGCTCACCGCAGCCCGGCCGGATGCCGATGCACGGCTTCAACCTGCTCGAGGTGACGCCGCAGGGCTCGCGCGTGCTGTCGTGGGACGGCGACGAGCTGCGCGAGACGCCGGTGCCGCACGGGGTGCACATGATCGCGCACGACGATCTCGACGACCCGCGCACCGCCCGCATCGACGCGTGGCTCCCGCAGTTCGCCGCCGCCCGCCCCGAAGACGACGGCTGGGCGGACCGCTGGGTCGAGGTGCTCGCTGAGAGCACGGCGCTCTCGCCCGAGGACGACCGGGCGATCATCCGCGACAACAACCCGCACGGCTACCCGACGATGTCGCTGCTGTTCTGCACGGCCGAGGTGTCGGCCGAGGGCACCTCGGCCCGCTCGCACGTCCTGTCAGAGCCCGGCCGCTGGGCCTGA
- a CDS encoding GlxA family transcriptional regulator, with the protein MKTVACVIDDGFAPFEFGVACEAFGLDRSDDGVPNFDFRIVSADPGPVRSKLGFTINVEHDLSFAYEADLVIFCPLPRATWTRVDPRLIDLARDAAARDAWVMSVCSGSFVLAAAGVLDGRRATTHWMYAHEMAAMYPQVQIDPDVLYVQDGRIITSAGTAAGIDACLHLLRIELGAELANRIAKRMVVPPQRDGGQAQYVDRPIPIEASGSLASVADWAVQNIRDELSVDLLAGHAHMSPRTFARRFKSEFGATPASWLTRQRVIQAQRMLERTDYGLDRIAEECGFGSAGVLRQSFARVLGTTPTAYRARFSCRDEVMAAV; encoded by the coding sequence ATGAAGACCGTCGCCTGCGTGATCGATGACGGGTTCGCCCCGTTCGAGTTCGGTGTCGCCTGCGAGGCGTTCGGACTCGACCGCAGCGACGACGGTGTGCCGAACTTCGACTTCCGCATCGTCTCAGCCGACCCGGGGCCGGTGCGCTCCAAGCTCGGCTTCACGATCAACGTCGAGCACGACCTCTCCTTCGCGTACGAGGCCGACCTCGTCATCTTCTGCCCCCTGCCGCGCGCGACCTGGACCCGCGTCGATCCGCGGCTGATCGACCTCGCCCGCGACGCCGCCGCCCGCGATGCCTGGGTCATGAGCGTCTGCAGCGGCTCGTTCGTGCTCGCGGCCGCCGGCGTGCTCGACGGCAGGCGCGCCACGACCCACTGGATGTACGCGCACGAGATGGCAGCCATGTACCCGCAGGTGCAGATCGACCCCGACGTGCTGTACGTGCAGGACGGGCGCATCATCACCAGCGCCGGCACCGCGGCAGGCATCGACGCCTGCCTGCACCTGCTGCGCATCGAGCTGGGCGCCGAGTTGGCGAACCGCATCGCCAAGCGCATGGTCGTCCCTCCCCAGCGCGACGGCGGGCAGGCGCAGTACGTCGATCGCCCCATTCCGATCGAGGCGAGCGGATCACTGGCATCCGTCGCCGACTGGGCGGTGCAGAACATCCGCGACGAGCTGTCGGTCGACCTGCTCGCCGGTCACGCCCACATGTCGCCGCGCACCTTCGCCCGGCGCTTCAAGTCGGAGTTCGGTGCGACACCGGCATCGTGGCTGACCCGGCAGCGGGTGATCCAGGCGCAGCGGATGCTGGAGCGCACCGACTACGGCCTCGACCGCATCGCCGAGGAGTGCGGCTTCGGGTCGGCTGGAGTCCTGCGGCAGAGCTTCGCGCGGGTGCTCGGGACGACGCCGACCGCCTATCGCGCCCGCTTCTCGTGCCGCGACGAGGTCATGGCCGCGGTCTGA
- a CDS encoding glycosyltransferase has protein sequence MTSGRPLKILIGCDTFAPDINGAARFAERLAAGLVQRGHDVHVVAPNTAYRHSPAHTEVIEGEPMTLHRLPAVRWLPHDWLRFIWPWRSKHYARKVLDAVQPDIVHIQSHIVIGRGLTRIAHQRGIPVVATNHVMAENILDHTSMPDFINRPVLKLAWADAERTFGMTRAVTTPTRKAADFLEHTIDIEGVIPISCGIDRRNYTPVIGPREKNRILFVGRLTGEKQVDVVLRAVTKIDPALDVHFDIAGGGDQRKALEALAHQLGIGDRVTFHGRVTDEQLRELYSRSSVFAIASIAELQSIVTMEAMASALPVVGADAVALPHLVHDGENGYLFEPGNVDELADRLTRVLTAAPADYERMQRASLDGVAVHDINRTLDTFEALYRGEPLPQ, from the coding sequence GTGACTTCCGGACGTCCCCTGAAGATCCTCATCGGATGCGACACCTTCGCGCCGGACATCAACGGAGCCGCTCGTTTCGCCGAGCGCCTCGCCGCCGGACTCGTGCAGCGTGGACACGACGTGCACGTCGTCGCGCCCAACACCGCCTACCGTCACTCGCCCGCCCACACCGAGGTCATCGAGGGCGAGCCGATGACCCTGCACCGCCTGCCGGCGGTGCGGTGGCTGCCGCACGACTGGCTGCGGTTCATCTGGCCGTGGCGTTCGAAGCACTACGCACGCAAGGTGCTGGATGCCGTGCAGCCCGACATCGTGCACATCCAGTCGCACATCGTCATCGGCCGCGGACTCACCCGCATCGCGCACCAGCGCGGCATCCCCGTCGTCGCCACGAACCACGTGATGGCCGAGAACATCCTCGACCACACCTCCATGCCCGACTTCATCAACCGGCCGGTGCTCAAGCTCGCCTGGGCCGACGCCGAGCGCACCTTCGGCATGACCCGCGCGGTCACCACGCCCACGCGCAAGGCCGCCGACTTCCTCGAGCACACGATCGACATCGAGGGCGTCATCCCGATCTCGTGCGGCATCGACCGCCGCAACTACACCCCCGTGATCGGGCCGCGGGAGAAGAACCGCATCCTGTTCGTCGGGCGCCTGACGGGCGAGAAGCAGGTCGACGTGGTGCTGCGCGCGGTGACGAAGATCGACCCGGCGCTCGACGTGCACTTCGACATCGCCGGAGGCGGCGACCAGCGCAAGGCCCTCGAGGCGCTGGCCCACCAGCTGGGCATCGGCGACCGCGTGACCTTCCACGGCCGGGTCACCGACGAGCAGCTGCGCGAGCTGTATTCACGGTCGTCGGTCTTCGCGATCGCGTCGATCGCCGAGCTGCAGTCGATCGTCACGATGGAGGCGATGGCCTCCGCCCTGCCGGTCGTCGGAGCGGATGCCGTCGCCCTGCCGCACCTCGTGCACGACGGCGAGAACGGCTACCTGTTCGAGCCGGGGAACGTCGACGAGCTCGCCGATCGGCTGACCCGCGTGCTGACCGCGGCGCCCGCCGACTACGAGCGGATGCAGCGCGCCTCGCTCGACGGCGTGGCAGTGCACGACATCAACCGCACCCTCGACACCTTCGAGGCGCTCTACCGCGGCGAACCGCTGCCGCAGTGA
- a CDS encoding fucose isomerase, with protein sequence MSYTLPAPVTRPQSAPNTAYLITSGDLRESANVAGWPTQVELEAGVTGVLEGLGWSVIRPFGVDPATGHGFISSQRMGMEIFKSIPVDAPLVVAIANWQYSHHVLAGLRSHQGPILTVANFAGDWPGLVGLLGLNAGLTKMGKEYATTWSVDFADDWFKDGIREWTETGRITHDASHVRALPELPDSPEKQLGQALAAELLADKAIIGVFDEGCMGMYNAIFDDELLNHTGIYKERLSQSALYAEMLEVTDAEADAAFDWLIEHGMTFRFGEDPATELTRDQVQWQLKMYIAALRIADDFGLDAVGIQYQQGLKDLVPASDLAEGILNSTERPPVTSRDGSRVLHEGRAFPHFNEADEGVAVDALITDRVWRAMGLVPDNTLHDVRWGDEHDGEFVWVYEISGSVPASHLGGWDKAEGWRQGHVFFPAGGATINGVSKPGEVVISRVFIADGILQADIFRGSVVELPDAETQRRKDATNPEWPIAHVVLHGQSRDQFMARHKANHAQVVYAPDADTADKALIAKAAMFDGLGIKVNLVGDVTV encoded by the coding sequence ATGAGCTACACCCTCCCCGCCCCGGTCACCCGGCCGCAGAGCGCACCGAACACCGCCTACCTGATCACCTCCGGCGACCTGCGCGAGTCCGCGAACGTCGCCGGTTGGCCCACCCAGGTCGAGCTCGAGGCCGGCGTGACCGGCGTGCTCGAGGGTCTCGGCTGGAGCGTCATCCGCCCGTTCGGCGTCGACCCGGCCACCGGGCACGGCTTCATCTCCAGCCAGCGCATGGGCATGGAGATCTTCAAGAGCATCCCGGTCGACGCCCCGCTCGTGGTCGCGATCGCCAACTGGCAGTACTCGCACCACGTGCTCGCGGGCCTGCGCAGCCACCAGGGACCGATCCTCACCGTCGCCAACTTCGCCGGCGACTGGCCGGGCCTGGTCGGCCTGCTCGGCCTGAACGCCGGCCTGACCAAGATGGGCAAGGAGTACGCCACCACCTGGTCGGTCGACTTCGCCGACGACTGGTTCAAGGACGGCATCCGCGAATGGACCGAGACCGGGCGCATCACCCACGACGCCTCGCACGTGCGCGCGCTGCCCGAGCTTCCCGACAGCCCCGAGAAGCAGCTGGGTCAGGCGCTCGCCGCCGAACTGCTCGCCGACAAGGCCATCATCGGTGTGTTCGACGAGGGCTGCATGGGCATGTACAACGCGATCTTCGACGACGAGCTGCTCAACCACACCGGCATCTACAAGGAGCGCCTGTCGCAGTCGGCGCTGTACGCCGAGATGCTCGAGGTGACGGATGCCGAGGCCGACGCGGCCTTCGACTGGCTGATCGAGCACGGCATGACCTTCCGCTTCGGCGAGGACCCGGCCACCGAGCTGACCCGCGACCAGGTGCAGTGGCAGCTGAAGATGTACATCGCGGCCCTGCGCATTGCGGATGACTTCGGGCTCGACGCCGTCGGCATCCAGTACCAGCAGGGACTCAAGGATCTCGTGCCGGCGTCCGACCTCGCCGAGGGCATCCTGAACTCCACCGAGCGTCCTCCGGTGACCAGCCGCGACGGCTCGCGGGTGCTGCACGAGGGCCGTGCCTTCCCGCACTTCAACGAGGCCGACGAGGGTGTCGCGGTCGACGCGCTGATCACCGACCGCGTGTGGCGCGCGATGGGACTCGTGCCCGACAACACCCTGCACGACGTGCGCTGGGGCGATGAGCACGACGGCGAGTTCGTCTGGGTGTACGAGATCTCGGGTTCGGTGCCGGCGTCGCACCTGGGCGGCTGGGACAAGGCAGAGGGATGGCGTCAGGGCCACGTGTTCTTCCCGGCCGGCGGCGCCACGATCAACGGCGTCTCCAAGCCCGGCGAGGTCGTCATCAGCCGCGTGTTCATCGCCGACGGCATCCTGCAGGCCGACATCTTCCGCGGCTCGGTCGTCGAGCTGCCGGATGCCGAGACGCAGCGCCGCAAGGATGCCACGAACCCCGAGTGGCCGATCGCGCACGTCGTGCTGCACGGCCAGAGCCGCGACCAGTTCATGGCCCGCCACAAGGCCAACCACGCCCAGGTCGTCTACGCGCCCGACGCCGACACGGCAGACAAGGCGCTGATCGCCAAGGCCGCCATGTTCGATGGCCTCGGCATCAAGGTCAACCTGGTCGGCGACGTCACGGTCTGA
- a CDS encoding FGGY-family carbohydrate kinase, which produces MRCTLGVDIGTSSSKGVLVAEDGSILGTATRAHDVDRPRTGWVEMDGRVWWDEFADIARELLDPSTGSGTQGPIEVVAVGVSGMGPCILLTDEHDEPVRPAILYGVDTRSTDQIARMTDELGADEITRIGGSALTSQAGGAKIAWIADEEPEVFARAKRLFMPASWLARKLTGDYVLDHQSASQVSPLYDIENERWHEPWWTRYAGTVEQPPLAWAGDIAGTVTAEAAALTGIPAGTPVIAGTIDAWTEAVSVGAHGVGDLMLMYGTTMFLVATTEQTLRTPSMWTTAGAFAGTRNLAGGMSTSGALTAWLKDLTDADYPQLLAEAEASGPGARGLLMLPYFAGERTPIQDPDARGVIAGLTLRHGRGDLYRAALEATALGVRHNVETMRAAGADIRRIVAVGGGTQGRLWLQIVSDVTGLVQEVPGTTIGASYGAAFLAASAVSADGDPPRIEDWNPVAFRIEPDPGARAGYDELFDRYLRLYAGTAEVVHELAAQQKNP; this is translated from the coding sequence ATGCGCTGCACCCTCGGGGTGGACATCGGCACATCGAGCAGCAAGGGCGTGCTCGTCGCCGAGGACGGCTCGATCCTCGGCACCGCCACGCGCGCGCACGACGTCGACCGGCCCCGCACCGGCTGGGTCGAGATGGATGGCCGCGTCTGGTGGGACGAGTTCGCCGACATCGCGCGGGAGCTGCTCGACCCTTCGACAGGCTCAGGGACCCAGGGGCCGATCGAGGTCGTCGCGGTCGGCGTGAGCGGCATGGGGCCGTGCATCCTGCTCACCGATGAACACGACGAGCCGGTGCGCCCCGCGATCCTGTACGGCGTCGACACCCGCTCCACCGATCAGATCGCGCGGATGACCGACGAGCTCGGCGCTGACGAGATCACCCGCATCGGCGGCTCGGCCCTCACCTCGCAGGCCGGCGGCGCCAAGATCGCCTGGATCGCCGACGAGGAGCCCGAGGTCTTCGCCCGGGCGAAGCGCCTGTTCATGCCGGCATCGTGGCTGGCCCGCAAGCTGACCGGCGACTACGTGCTCGACCACCAGTCGGCCAGCCAGGTCTCACCGCTCTACGACATCGAGAACGAGCGCTGGCACGAGCCGTGGTGGACGCGCTACGCCGGCACCGTCGAACAGCCGCCGCTCGCCTGGGCGGGCGACATCGCCGGCACCGTCACCGCCGAGGCCGCCGCGCTCACCGGCATCCCGGCGGGCACCCCCGTGATCGCCGGGACGATCGACGCCTGGACCGAGGCTGTCAGCGTCGGCGCGCACGGCGTCGGCGACCTCATGCTCATGTACGGCACGACGATGTTCCTCGTCGCCACGACCGAGCAGACCCTGCGCACCCCTTCGATGTGGACCACGGCCGGTGCCTTCGCCGGCACGCGCAACCTCGCCGGCGGGATGTCGACATCCGGCGCGCTGACCGCCTGGCTGAAGGACCTCACCGACGCCGACTACCCGCAGCTGCTCGCCGAAGCGGAAGCATCCGGCCCCGGGGCCCGCGGGCTGCTGATGCTGCCGTACTTCGCGGGGGAGCGCACGCCCATCCAGGACCCGGATGCCCGCGGCGTGATCGCCGGCCTCACCCTGCGCCACGGTCGCGGAGACCTCTACCGCGCTGCGCTCGAGGCCACCGCGCTCGGCGTGCGCCACAACGTCGAGACCATGCGTGCCGCAGGCGCCGATATCCGCCGCATCGTCGCTGTCGGCGGCGGAACCCAGGGCCGGCTGTGGCTGCAGATCGTCTCCGACGTCACCGGCCTCGTGCAGGAGGTGCCAGGAACCACGATCGGCGCCAGCTACGGGGCGGCCTTCCTGGCGGCATCCGCCGTCTCGGCCGATGGCGACCCGCCGCGGATCGAGGACTGGAACCCCGTCGCCTTCCGCATCGAACCCGACCCCGGCGCGCGCGCCGGTTACGACGAGCTGTTCGACCGGTATCTGCGGCTGTACGCCGGCACCGCCGAGGTCGTGCACGAGCTCGCCGCACAGCAGAAGAATCCCTGA
- a CDS encoding LacI family DNA-binding transcriptional regulator: MATIYDVAALAGVSPATVSRVFNGTSVSPAKVEAVRAAAAQLNFTPNRAARTLRRQSSEVIALIIPDIENPYFTEMARGVEDVASEAGYSVVLCNSDSQIEKESTYLRIAIAEHMSGVILAAASDHTNLDEILATGRPVVAVDRSTGHDIDGVVMANRDAGRIATEHLLNDHRRVAYIGGPELIETAADRAEGWRLAHRAAGVEAPLDLLRFSSFRVEGGREAMEELLALPEPPDAVVAGNNLIGVGAIQVLSEHGLTPPQVGVAVIGGLPFTTLSPSAVTIVRLPARHMGVTAARMLLERIRGDDQPARTVVLRNEVRAATR; the protein is encoded by the coding sequence GTGGCGACGATCTACGACGTGGCGGCACTGGCCGGCGTCTCTCCGGCGACGGTGTCGCGCGTGTTCAACGGCACGAGCGTGTCGCCGGCGAAGGTCGAGGCGGTGCGCGCGGCCGCCGCGCAGCTGAACTTCACCCCCAATCGCGCGGCGCGCACGCTGCGCCGGCAGAGCTCCGAGGTGATCGCCTTGATCATCCCCGACATCGAGAACCCGTACTTCACCGAGATGGCGCGGGGCGTCGAAGACGTCGCGAGCGAGGCCGGGTACTCGGTGGTGCTGTGCAACTCCGACTCGCAGATAGAGAAGGAGTCGACGTACCTGCGCATCGCGATCGCGGAGCACATGTCGGGGGTGATCCTGGCCGCGGCATCCGATCACACGAATCTCGACGAGATCCTCGCGACCGGGCGTCCTGTCGTAGCGGTCGACCGCAGTACCGGTCACGACATCGACGGCGTGGTGATGGCGAACCGGGATGCCGGTCGCATCGCGACCGAGCACCTGCTGAACGACCACCGCCGAGTGGCGTACATCGGCGGACCCGAGCTCATCGAGACCGCCGCGGATCGCGCCGAGGGCTGGCGTCTCGCGCACCGCGCCGCGGGCGTCGAGGCGCCCCTCGACCTGCTGCGCTTCTCGTCGTTCCGGGTGGAGGGCGGGCGCGAGGCGATGGAGGAGCTGCTCGCGCTGCCCGAACCACCGGATGCCGTCGTCGCCGGCAACAACCTGATCGGCGTCGGCGCGATCCAGGTGCTCTCCGAGCACGGCCTGACCCCGCCGCAGGTGGGCGTAGCCGTCATCGGCGGGCTGCCGTTCACGACGCTCTCGCCCAGCGCCGTCACGATCGTGCGGCTGCCGGCGCGGCACATGGGCGTCACCGCGGCCCGGATGCTGCTGGAGCGCATCCGCGGCGACGATCAGCCGGCACGCACGGTCGTGCTGCGCAACGAGGTGCGCGCCGCCACACGGTGA
- a CDS encoding dihydrodipicolinate synthase family protein has protein sequence MTRYDILTAIPTAFRRDGSLDLEGSRAIFRYVGESGNEGAFVLGTTGEFPAVDVEEFTALVGAALDELKDRMRVVVHVGRPSAFEAVRLVRIARELGATEFAALTPYYLRSSDDAVLDYFRQVSDAVGDGRLYVYVYPARSGNPVSPELLVRLAELPNIVGAKVSELSLDELAAYRAAVPADFELYTGADRDLIAAVEVGAQGVVSGVSSVTPKPFRALADAGRSGDDDALAAAQSAVDEVVSLIGGDMARMKEGYRVLGVTDAHCRMALDEPTEAERADVARVVREYA, from the coding sequence GTGACCCGCTACGACATCCTCACCGCGATCCCCACCGCCTTCCGGCGCGACGGATCGCTCGATCTGGAGGGGTCGCGCGCGATCTTCCGCTACGTCGGCGAGTCCGGCAACGAGGGCGCCTTCGTGCTCGGCACGACGGGCGAGTTCCCCGCCGTCGACGTCGAAGAGTTCACCGCGCTGGTGGGCGCCGCGCTCGACGAGCTGAAGGACCGGATGCGGGTCGTCGTGCACGTGGGCCGGCCGAGCGCCTTCGAGGCCGTGCGCCTGGTGCGCATCGCCCGGGAGCTCGGCGCGACGGAGTTCGCCGCGCTGACCCCGTACTACCTGCGCTCCTCGGACGACGCGGTGCTCGACTACTTCCGTCAGGTGTCGGATGCCGTCGGCGACGGCCGCCTGTACGTGTACGTGTACCCGGCGCGCAGCGGCAACCCGGTCTCGCCCGAGCTGCTCGTCCGCCTGGCGGAGCTGCCGAACATCGTCGGCGCGAAGGTGAGCGAGCTGTCGCTGGACGAGCTCGCGGCGTACCGCGCGGCGGTGCCCGCGGACTTCGAGCTGTACACCGGGGCGGATCGCGACCTGATCGCCGCCGTCGAGGTCGGTGCCCAGGGGGTCGTCTCGGGGGTTTCGTCCGTCACGCCAAAGCCGTTCCGCGCCCTCGCGGATGCCGGTCGCTCGGGTGATGACGACGCTCTCGCGGCCGCGCAGTCCGCCGTCGACGAGGTCGTCTCGCTCATCGGCGGCGACATGGCGCGCATGAAGGAGGGCTACCGGGTGCTCGGGGTGACCGACGCGCACTGCCGGATGGCACTGGATGAGCCGACGGAGGCCGAGCGCGCCGACGTCGCGCGAGTGGTGCGCGAATACGCCTGA
- a CDS encoding tripartite tricarboxylate transporter permease, producing the protein MNPFVEGINSLLDVSMLLYMGVGLVLGFMVGAFPGITATMAVALAAGFTMTLEPVQGLAVLLTIYVAANFGDRVPSILINTPGTPASIATTLDGYPMAKQGRAGLALTISAIVSAVGILASLVLFSVAAVPIANFARDYFRSPELFALVVFGIAIMIGISSKSMLKGILAGLFGLMLGTVGTYAATADQRFTFGLLELVEGVNFIAVIIGLFGIAELFDQLLTHRRTKVRPISSLGRWWPNRAELRQSGRATAVGGAVGLGVGLIPAAGGDIAGLIGWERARKVSRHPEEFGKGTVEGVAAADTASSATLGGSLTTTMALGIPGDSVMAVMIGSMIIWGITPGPTLFSNRPDLVVSIAAIMLVATLLSLALSLVRMKGMVKLLDVPQPYLWSGILIFCVIGTYATSNSLSTVVTMLVFGVVGVLLKRMQVPAGPVVLGLLLGPLAEENLARTLAILPTKPFFEVVSPIAIVLLLLAVLSVVMPAVRAARKPRDKRAALEDSVLPTETIVQIAHAREELAQDPDLLTSTVRSIEKKGARRARRTQKENEK; encoded by the coding sequence GTGAACCCCTTCGTCGAGGGAATCAACTCCCTGCTGGACGTGTCGATGCTGCTCTACATGGGCGTCGGCCTCGTGCTCGGCTTCATGGTCGGCGCCTTCCCTGGCATCACCGCTACCATGGCCGTCGCCCTGGCGGCCGGTTTCACCATGACGCTCGAGCCCGTGCAGGGTCTCGCGGTGCTGCTGACCATCTACGTCGCCGCCAACTTCGGTGACCGCGTGCCGTCGATCCTCATCAACACCCCCGGCACCCCGGCATCCATCGCGACCACGCTCGACGGCTACCCGATGGCCAAGCAGGGCAGGGCAGGGCTCGCGCTGACGATCTCGGCGATCGTCTCGGCCGTCGGCATCCTCGCCTCGCTCGTGCTGTTCTCGGTCGCCGCCGTGCCGATCGCGAACTTCGCACGCGACTACTTCCGCTCTCCCGAGCTGTTCGCGCTGGTCGTCTTCGGCATCGCGATCATGATCGGCATCTCGTCGAAGTCGATGCTCAAGGGCATCCTCGCCGGTCTCTTCGGGCTCATGCTGGGCACCGTCGGCACCTACGCCGCCACCGCCGACCAGCGCTTCACCTTCGGTCTGCTCGAACTGGTCGAGGGCGTCAACTTCATCGCCGTCATCATCGGGCTGTTCGGCATCGCGGAACTCTTCGACCAGCTGCTCACCCACCGCCGGACCAAGGTCCGCCCGATCTCGAGCCTGGGCCGCTGGTGGCCCAACCGCGCCGAGCTCAGGCAGAGCGGCCGCGCCACCGCCGTCGGCGGCGCTGTCGGGCTCGGAGTCGGCCTCATCCCCGCCGCCGGCGGCGACATCGCCGGCCTGATCGGCTGGGAGCGCGCCCGCAAGGTGTCGCGGCACCCCGAGGAGTTCGGCAAGGGCACGGTCGAGGGCGTCGCGGCGGCCGACACCGCCTCCAGCGCGACCCTCGGCGGATCGCTGACGACCACCATGGCGCTCGGCATCCCGGGCGACTCGGTCATGGCCGTGATGATCGGCTCGATGATCATCTGGGGCATCACGCCCGGTCCGACCCTGTTCTCGAACCGTCCCGATCTCGTCGTCTCGATCGCGGCCATCATGCTGGTCGCCACCCTGCTCTCGCTGGCGCTCAGCCTGGTGCGCATGAAGGGCATGGTCAAGCTGCTCGACGTGCCGCAGCCGTACCTGTGGAGCGGCATCCTGATCTTCTGCGTCATCGGCACCTACGCCACCTCGAACAGCCTGTCGACGGTCGTCACCATGCTCGTGTTCGGCGTGGTGGGCGTGCTGCTCAAGCGCATGCAGGTGCCGGCCGGCCCCGTGGTGCTCGGCCTGCTGCTCGGCCCGCTCGCCGAGGAGAACCTGGCCCGCACCCTCGCGATCCTGCCGACCAAGCCGTTCTTCGAGGTGGTCAGCCCCATCGCCATCGTGCTGCTGCTGCTCGCCGTGCTGTCGGTCGTGATGCCGGCGGTGCGCGCCGCACGCAAGCCGCGTGACAAGCGGGCGGCGCTGGAGGATTCGGTGCTGCCGACCGAGACCATCGTGCAGATCGCGCATGCCCGCGAGGAGCTGGCACAGGACCCCGACCTGCTGACGTCGACCGTGCGCAGCATCGAGAAGAAGGGTGCGCGTCGAGCGCGCCGCACCCAGAAGGAGAACGAGAAGTGA
- a CDS encoding tripartite tricarboxylate transporter TctB family protein: protein MSSIDTPVEDEYQGAAPSRRIEILFAAAALAFSAGFLALAVQIPLRRVAAPGQLDARFWPTVLGAAAVAVAVILLVIAITRPAPTREDVERIQPGGRLRMLLTIAIASIFTALWSLGSVILFGYRIEVFPIAAGLLMASLMLVYGHRRWLSLIIYSAAVTAFVYVVFGMLLRIPL, encoded by the coding sequence ATGTCGAGCATCGACACACCCGTCGAGGACGAGTATCAGGGCGCCGCACCGTCGCGCCGGATCGAGATCCTCTTCGCCGCCGCGGCTCTCGCCTTCTCGGCGGGCTTCCTGGCACTCGCGGTGCAGATCCCGCTGCGCCGCGTGGCGGCGCCCGGACAGCTCGACGCCCGGTTCTGGCCGACCGTCCTCGGAGCGGCGGCGGTCGCCGTCGCCGTCATCCTGCTGGTCATCGCGATCACACGACCCGCACCCACCCGTGAGGACGTCGAGCGCATCCAGCCCGGCGGGCGACTGCGGATGCTGCTCACGATCGCGATCGCCTCCATCTTCACGGCCTTGTGGTCGCTGGGATCGGTGATCCTGTTCGGCTACCGCATCGAGGTCTTCCCCATCGCCGCGGGCCTGCTCATGGCCTCGCTCATGCTCGTCTACGGTCACCGCCGCTGGCTGAGCCTGATCATCTACTCCGCCGCCGTCACCGCGTTCGTCTACGTCGTGTTCGGCATGCTCCTCAGGATCCCGCTGTGA